A genomic region of Microtus ochrogaster isolate Prairie Vole_2 chromosome 15, MicOch1.0, whole genome shotgun sequence contains the following coding sequences:
- the Scx gene encoding basic helix-loop-helix transcription factor scleraxis, protein MSFAMLRSAPPGRYLYPEVSPLSEDEDRGSESSGSDEKPCRVHAARCGLQGARRRAGGRRAAGSGPGPGGRPGREPRQRHTANARERDRTNSVNTAFTALRTLIPTEPADRKLSKIETLRLASSYISHLGNVLLVGEACGDGQPCHSGPAFFHSGRAGSPLPPPPQPPPLARDGGENTQPKQICTFCLSNQRKLSKDRDRKAAIRS, encoded by the exons ATGTCCTTCGCCATGCTGCGCTCAGCGCCTCCGGGCCGCTACCTGTACCCTGAGGTGAGCCCGCTGTCGGAGGATGAGGACCGAGGAAGCGAGAGTTCGGGCTCCGACGAAAAACCCTGCCGTGTGCATGCAGCACGCTGTGGCCTCCAGGGCGCCCGGCGGCGGGCAGGAGGACGGAGGGCCGCGGGAAGCGGGCCGGGACCCGGGGGGCGGCCAGGCCGCGAGCCCCGGCAGAGGCACACAGCGAATGCGCGCGAGCGGGACCGCACCAACAGCGTGAACACGGCCTTCACCGCGCTGCGCACACTCATCCCCACCGAGCCAGCAGATCGCAAGCTCTCCAAGATTGAGACGCTGCGCCTGGCTTCCAGCTACATTTCTCACCTGGGCAACGTGCTGCTGGTGGGTGAGGCCTGCGGCGACGGGCAACCATGCCACTCGGGACCCGCTTTCTTCCACAGCGGTCGTGCGGGCAGTCCCCTGCCACcgccaccacaaccaccacctcTGGCCCGAGACGGAGGCGAGAATACCCAGCCCAAACAGATCTGCACCTTCTGCCTCAGCAACCAGAGAAAGTTG AGCAAAGACCGTGACAGAAAGGCGGCGATTCGAAGTTAG